TAAATAGAAGAAAGTGGCCACTCACTATTAATGACCAAGGCCCGGCCTAATCTCTCCGGATAGTGGTTCTGGAGGATTTGCAGTGTCTGGTATGCCTGTGTAGGCGACGCGTTCTGGTCCGACGACGCCTGGTTGAAATCGACCACCAAAGCCAGAGTCTCCTGGTCCGGAACCATGAGGTCAATTACCCTTTCCAACATGAAAACAAGATGCTGAATCTGCCGGTCGCTCTTTTCCGTGTTCTGCTTCGAGGGGCATAGATAGTGACAAGGCCGTCCATTGATGTCGTAGCCCAGGATGAtttgcttcccagtttcatTCTCAATGGAGATGTAGTCAGCGGTCAGCTTTTCCAAGCCATATTCCCGGCGCCATGTAAGGGTGCTCTGTAACCGAGCAACTGCTTCGTCCACCTTTTGCttatccttcttctttttatcGTCCCACTTGACGGCACGGAGATACCGGATCAGACATTCGCGGGTTAACCACAAGCGCTCGTCGTCGGTAATTGGGGCCGTAGGAGCATTCTTCTTAGACGTGGTCGGGATTGTTGACCACTTCGAGACCTCCTTTAAGACTTGGTTGTACAACCCCTGTTGTTGCTCCGTAAGCGGTTCCGGCGCAGGTATGTGTGTTGTGTTGAGAGGTTTTGGGAATGGCTTCTGAATCAAACCATCAGCGGCTGACGATGGGAGCTTCAATTCCAGTTCCCCTTTGGCTTGCGCTTCCGCTGTAGGAGCTGCTGTGGCAGCTGTGTTCTGGCTCTCCGGGCTGGGGACTGGCGCATTGGCGGTTTCCGACGGTTCTGCGGCCATGGTGAGATCTCACAACGGGGAATGATGCAGGATGGCTGTCAATGGCGTATGTAAGGGAGTAATAAAAAGTATTATTGCAGCCGACACCCCTGTAAATAGGAGAAATATTTGTTGATCTGCCTATTCGGCCTCAGGCCCACTACTAATGATTATCGGTATCACGTAACTAGCAAAAAAAGAAGGCGGTCAGAGCCATCGCGCGTCTTGCACGCGTCTCCCGCGGACTTGACTCCAGCGCCGATGGCCATCTTCTGTTGTTATTATTGACAGATTGATAAACTATGGATGACACTACAGCAGAGCTCAATGAGCTCTTTGCAGCCTCTGCCCCTGATGGGCTGCCCAAGGACGTCCTCACGGAGTTGCAGTCTATTCTGCGAGTCCAATTGATCTCCCCGCAAGAGCTGTTCTACAAATGGGAGTCATATTGTTTGAAAATGGGCGCGGAGGAGACCAAGATGAACCTGGAAACGGTTCGGTTGTTCAAGCGAGATGTCCAAGACAGTCTGGAGCGAGAGAGTCGAGGCAGAGCTGGACGGCAAACGGAAAAAAGGAGCACAGTGACCGCAACCCCACGAGTTGGCATGGCGTCGGATGTGTTTGGGATGTGAGGCTAGACACACTAGATACAGCCTGGTCAAAGAAGCTAACCAGCTTAGGTTGGACGGGTTGACACCGAATACCAAGACCCCAAACAGCGCAAAGCGCAAAGCGGATTTCGCATCGCCTTCGATATCGAAAATTGGAAAGTCTGAAGTAACGCCAGTGAAGGGAAAGACCGCGGACGGGCTGCAGTATGTTCCGAGATATCGATTGCTATGCTGGTGGGCGGTGGACTGACGAGTGCAGACCCGTCACCTTTGCGGAACGCCAGAATCCAGGACAAACGCTCGAGACGCTTAATTCCCATTTACCACTGTCAGAAACCCCGATTGCACCCTTCCCAGAAGCCCGGATACGACCGACGGCCAACACAGACCTGAAGAAGTTTGGATATAAACCAATGGCAATGCGCTTGTCTGAAGCATCGGAGATCTTGGACGACCGGATTGACGAACTCATGTCTCTACTTCAACCGCAGTATGAGTCGGAGGATATCGCGTTCGGTAGCGCATCTATACAGAGCACAAGTGAGATCATAGCAGTTGGGCGCATTGCATCGGACAGTCTTGAGGGCAAGCTCAACACGGCATCTCTGGTGCTTGAGACGTCGAGACGGACAGGAGCCGGTCTGCGAGTCCCATTGAAATTGGATTCGGTACCATCGGCCAATTTCTTCCCTGGCCAGATCGTGGCTTTGAGGGGTATTAATGCATCTGGAAACTACTTTACGGTCAAAGACGTCCTCCCCATCCCTACACTTCCGCCAGCAGCGTCATCACCGGTCACCTTGGACGGCATTACTGAACGAGTGGGCGAAACCCCGTTGAATGTGATGGTCGCCTCGGGGCCATACACGGCAGATGACAACCTAAACTTCGAACCGCTACATGAGATCTGCCAAAAAGCCGCAGACAGCTTGGCAGATGGGCTGGTATTATTAGGGCCATTCCTGGACATCGAACACCCCCTTGTCGCATCGGGCGATTTCGACTTGCCTGACGTTAACGGATACGACCCAGACACAGCGACGCTGGCTACCGTCTTCCGCCACTGTATTACAGCCTCGATTCAGAAGCTCGTCGCCGCGGTGCCAACAATCACAATCGTTATGGTACCCTCCGTGCGTGACGCGCTAAGCAAACACGTCGCGTGGCCCCAGGAGCAGATGCCAAAGAAGGAGCTCGGGTTACCGAAGCAAGTACGAATGGTGTCGAACCCGGTGACGCTCTCGTTCAACGAGACAGTTATCGGAATGTCATCGCATGATGTACTATACGAGTTACGACGAGAGGAGGTCGTGCACGGCAGACCTAAAGAGGGGAACTTGCTCACGCGGTTGTCCAAGTATCTCATCGAGCAGCGTCATTTCTATCCTATCTTCCCACCCACGGCACGGGAGAACCTGCCTAAGACCGGGACAGAGAGCGGACTGGCGACGGGCGCAATGCTGGACGTTAGCTATTCGAAGCTTGGAGAGTGGTGGAATGTGCGGCCGGATGTGCTGATTGTGCCGAGTGCGCTGCCTCCATTTGTTAGGGTAAGCAGCATACAACCTCGGTGGAGTTTATTCAGCTTGCTAATCAAAACAGGTCGTCGATAGCGTACTCGTGATCAACCCCGGAACCCTCTCGAAACGCCGCGCAGCCGGAACGTACGCACAACTCGCAGTGCACCCACGAACattcgacgacgaagaacGCGACCAGAAACAAATGAGCCATAAGATTTACGAGCGCACACGTGTGGATATCAACCGAATATAATAGCATAATGGGTATCAATACATCACTACCTTGGTCACACAGTGCCATAAACATCAAAAAGAAATCACCGCAGACAAATAGTCCTCCTCCCCCCCATCAACCTCCCTGACTCTTTAACCCTTAttttcctccccctccccctcccagCCCCAGCCCCAATATTCTCTCCCGCAACAATCCCCTCCATCCCCAAATCCCTCCAAACAGCCTCCCGCCTCCTCTCCATCGCCCTCGTAATCCCAAACGCCGCATGCTGGTCCGGCACaacatcatcctcgtcctccggGTTCGGCGGCTGGTACTGCGGTAGCACGTAGATTTCTTCGATGGGTAGGAAGGACGGGACGAGGGTCGGCGAGGATGAGCCGTAGGTTACGGTTGTGTTATTGTGGGTGTGGGATTGGGGATTGTGCGAGGTGGAGGTTGGGGACGTGTGCGGGCGGGTGAAGTCTTCGAAAAAGTCGGCGAGTCGGGGGTGGTGCATGTGGAGGTTTGTTATGGAGGAGTCTTTGCTCTGGTGCTTGTTAATTGAGTTTGTATGGTTGGGGTTGGGGGTGTGAAATATATACCATTTTGGCGGACTGCGTTTGTTTCTACGACGTGTGTTCGGTTGAAACAGGGTA
This region of Aspergillus chevalieri M1 DNA, chromosome 4, nearly complete sequence genomic DNA includes:
- a CDS encoding CRAL/TRIO domain protein (COG:I;~EggNog:ENOG410PFPC;~InterPro:IPR011074,IPR036865,IPR036273,IPR001251;~PFAM:PF00650,PF03765), producing MAAEPSETANAPVPSPESQNTAATAAPTAEAQAKGELELKLPSSAADGLIQKPFPKPLNTTHIPAPEPLTEQQQGLYNQVLKEVSKWSTIPTTSKKNAPTAPITDDERLWLTRECLIRYLRAVKWDDKKKKDKQKVDEAVARLQSTLTWRREYGLEKLTADYISIENETGKQIILGYDINGRPCHYLCPSKQNTEKSDRQIQHLVFMLERVIDLMVPDQETLALVVDFNQASSDQNASPTQAYQTLQILQNHYPERLGRALVINMPSWLSWFFKAISRWIDPVTKEKMKFNEDLRQHVPADHLMKTMGGDVEFQYDHATYWPALIKLAESRRNGYYERWIQGGKRIGEYENYLRGGPQPSLSQTQGDSGEKS
- a CDS encoding Apc13 domain protein (COG:S;~EggNog:ENOG410PR4F;~InterPro:IPR008401;~PFAM:PF05839;~go_component: GO:0005680 - anaphase-promoting complex [Evidence IEA]) yields the protein MSKDSSITNLHMHHPRLADFFEDFTRPHTSPTSTSHNPQSHTHNNTTVTYGSSSPTLVPSFLPIEEIYVLPQYQPPNPEDEDDVVPDQHAAFGITRAMERRREAVWRDLGMEGIVAGENIGAGAGRGRGRKIRVKESGRLMGGRRTICLR
- the POL12 gene encoding DNA-directed DNA polymerase alpha subunit POL12 (BUSCO:EOG09261V87;~COG:L;~EggNog:ENOG410PHS1;~InterPro:IPR013627,IPR016722,IPR007185;~PFAM:PF04042,PF08418;~go_function: GO:0003677 - DNA binding [Evidence IEA];~go_process: GO:0006260 - DNA replication [Evidence IEA]) codes for the protein MDDTTAELNELFAASAPDGLPKDVLTELQSILRVQLISPQELFYKWESYCLKMGAEETKMNLETVRLFKRDVQDSLERESRGRAGRQTEKRSTVTATPRVGMASDVFGMLDGLTPNTKTPNSAKRKADFASPSISKIGKSEVTPVKGKTADGLQPVTFAERQNPGQTLETLNSHLPLSETPIAPFPEARIRPTANTDLKKFGYKPMAMRLSEASEILDDRIDELMSLLQPQYESEDIAFGSASIQSTSEIIAVGRIASDSLEGKLNTASLVLETSRRTGAGLRVPLKLDSVPSANFFPGQIVALRGINASGNYFTVKDVLPIPTLPPAASSPVTLDGITERVGETPLNVMVASGPYTADDNLNFEPLHEICQKAADSLADGLVLLGPFLDIEHPLVASGDFDLPDVNGYDPDTATLATVFRHCITASIQKLVAAVPTITIVMVPSVRDALSKHVAWPQEQMPKKELGLPKQVRMVSNPVTLSFNETVIGMSSHDVLYELRREEVVHGRPKEGNLLTRLSKYLIEQRHFYPIFPPTARENLPKTGTESGLATGAMLDVSYSKLGEWWNVRPDVLIVPSALPPFVRVVDSVLVINPGTLSKRRAAGTYAQLAVHPRTFDDEERDQKQMSHKIYERTRVDINRI